The DNA region TGTTTTGAATCCCTCATAAGCTCCTTTACAAGATGAACACTTTAGTGTGTGCTGTTCAAATCTATCCAACATCTACAAGGAAACAAAAATGCAAATGATCATCAAAGTTGTGTTGTATTCTTGGTTTTGAAGATAATGGAGACGGGTTCATAATGGAATAGGTTGATCGAATAGCTATGCTATACCTCACGTTTTGATAGTACAGTGGATGGCAATGGTTGGCTGCTCTTGCTGAACCATTCCGGTTGTCCATTGCCGTGTCGCCTCAGCCAATTTCTAAATGCCAACACAAAACGATCAGCTTGCGTTGGCGTGAATGTGAGGCTTGTGTACTGTTTGTTAATGTCACCGCCTTGCTCGGTTTGTGCGAGAAAGACTTTTTCTTGACCTTGAAGAACAATCATGTCTCCATCATATACTTTGTTTGAAGTCCAATGTTCATACCATCTAGGAACCACCTGAAACATGAACAAGAAACGCCAGATATAAGCAGAATGGAACATTGGGTGGTTTTGTCGAAAAGAGCGGAAATGAAAGCATTGGAAATAGGAATCTTACTTGCCACCAAGCAGGCCCAGGAACTGTGAACTGGAAGAAATTTCGAGCACTGCAAACAATGGAGCGGGTCTTACCAGGTGCCATGGGGACATTGAAAGAACATATCCATATTACCCATTTCTGGTCACCAACTATTGGAAGTTTGGTATCAATCTCAATCCTGAAATGATAGTACTTAGTTTATCGAGACTTGGaagcaacaaacaaaaacaaaacagtaGCAGTCTAGCATAAAGTAATAGTCTTTTGAAATGCATCGTAACGTGAAACATAGCATAGAAACATGACATGATCAGTTGTATGATTGTATGATGCTCAAATCATCTAGATATTGAGAAAGATGCTAAACATGAATTTGTTTTGGCCATGAACAAGGTACGTAATTCATATAGAAGTCACTCATCATTTACAATAGAATTAAATAATGCACATTCATATCAAAAGTACTTTACGCCAAAGGCTACACTGGCTTACTTGTTGATGTAATAACATGGTGCAACAAACTTGGAACTGATCCGCGGGTTCCCTTCATTAGCTCCTGAAAAGCCCCATGAACCACGTGAATCCATCTTGAATGGAAGAGGCTTGGCTCTATCCCTCCTTCCTGTAACCTATGAAATAGAGATCATATTTATGTTAGTGATTTAGATAACCTTAATAGACAATACTAAATCATTTCAACTTCTGATACTGCTTATCTCTATCATGTCTAAATACAAATGCATACTGATATGCAGTGTAAATCATTAAGACACAATACTACTGTAAATTGTACAAGTACAACAACTTGCACTCGTTCATCTCTAAAGCTGCCTCGTCTTTTTTTTGCTTTTAGTTTCTCTCCCAAATCGAGTAGGATGGAATGTTTGGTGGAGTAAGGTTGTCAAAATCGGGATCTTGCATAAAATCAGGAGGGGATAGCAAGATCGTAAAACATAAGATCGTTACTAAGATCAGAAGATCCTGCCCAATTATTTTTGAAGACCAAGAGGGGGTAGCAAGATCGTAAAACATAAGATCGTAACAAAAATCGTAAGATATTACTTAAGACAAAAATAATACTAGAAAAAATGGCCTAAGCCGAACCGTAATTGTTGCGCCTCGGCATCTTATCATCCTTCTAGACTTGTAATGATGGTGGCCGGAAAATGGCCAATTATGGCCAGAACTGGCCGAGATCGCACATAATCAATAGTTTTACGATTTTTTTACCAACAATTTGGCTTCAACACACGATTCTAATTAGTCCGGGATCGTTGGGGCGAGTGATAGTAAGATTTTAAGATCTAGATTGAGATCTTGACAACCTTGTGGTGGAGTATTTAAGTGACTTGGTATTTCTCCTTGATAGCTAGCTTTTAAGGGACGGTTCCCCAAGTTTCTGGGTATTTTCTAACCGATATCAGAGCTTGGTTTTCAATGTCTTAGAAAAGGCTACCCGTGAAAGGGCTGACTGTAAAGGTGGAGTAAAGCATTGTTGAGAGTAGCCGTTCAAACATCGGCTCTTAGTGGTGGTGCTAGATAGGAAATTGGGTAGCATGGGGTGCCTAAGTCCGATATTGAATAGTATGAGATGCCTGGTGCAGTTTCTTATGTCTTGATAGCTAGCTGAGGATTCTTCTTGACTAAATTATAAATAGCAATATTATTATATGATTGAGTGGAGATATATAAAATAAGCTGAACAAGCAGCACTTTCCTTGAgagaaattatataaaaatgGAACAAACCAAGAGGAACTCCATCAAAAACTTTGGACCACATCACCATAGCATATTTAATTtaacaatttccacttgcaacaatatttgaataaaatattatgaaCAAGCACACTACTTGAATATAAAATAACCTGTACACCTAAAAGTCAAGTTGAAATGTGTCATCTGTACCTTGTGATGGGCAAATTCAATGTGAGAAGGATCAGAGACATTCTCCATGAGAGTATCATAGCCATAGAACAGATCGCGCTGAATGTTCACCGTCGCAAATTCTGGTTTTACAAAGTCATCCGGCAACCTAACATACACAATTTTACCATACATGTCAACAAAGGTACACAGCAAACACTTTTCACGTCTCCACAAGAGTATGCTTTGCAAGCTCAGCAGTCAGCACTAGTTAACAAACTGAGTCGCACTCATTGCGATAATAAGCTTAAGCGAATATACTAAGAATTAGACTAAAGAGTAAAGACAGATTAAGCAAATCATTACATTGGAGGTTTGGAAGCATTTGCTTTCTCCCAACCATTCTCATCAGGCCAAACAAAGAGCAATCCCTGAGACACCAAGGTAGGAAACTTGGTTGCACAAGCTCTAGGAGATCGAATAGCACGCGCTTCGGGACCTTCCGGTGAAGCCTGAGGGATCACAGCACAGCCTCCACTTCCATCAAAAGACCACCCATGATAAGAACACTGCAAGTTTCCCCCCTCATCTATCCTTCCTTCCTGCAAAAACCAAACAAAACTTAAAGATCAGTTTGAATTGCCTTATTTAaattgttataagttgttttcaacttattttcataaactcTTCAAGATGGTCTATAAGCACTTGTACAAACATATTCAATGTTCTTCAATTCAATCTT from Vicia villosa cultivar HV-30 ecotype Madison, WI unplaced genomic scaffold, Vvil1.0 ctg.003334F_1_1, whole genome shotgun sequence includes:
- the LOC131640838 gene encoding pheophorbide a oxygenase, chloroplastic-like encodes the protein MALPHTLSALSTTTTLPKPLLFSPFTKKSQFLTKSTTPSNRNRKAFSLTVRGVAAPPTKTEPNQSFPEPERNEIDDEFDDESSSSKFSWRDHWYPVSLIEDLNPSLPTPFQLLGREIVIWYDNSKSQWVVFDDKCPHRLAPLSEGRIDEGGNLQCSYHGWSFDGSGGCAVIPQASPEGPEARAIRSPRACATKFPTLVSQGLLFVWPDENGWEKANASKPPMLPDDFVKPEFATVNIQRDLFYGYDTLMENVSDPSHIEFAHHKVTGRRDRAKPLPFKMDSRGSWGFSGANEGNPRISSKFVAPCYYINKIEIDTKLPIVGDQKWVIWICSFNVPMAPGKTRSIVCSARNFFQFTVPGPAWWQVVPRWYEHWTSNKVYDGDMIVLQGQEKVFLAQTEQGGDINKQYTSLTFTPTQADRFVLAFRNWLRRHGNGQPEWFSKSSQPLPSTVLSKREMLDRFEQHTLKCSSCKGAYEGFKTWQKILIGATVVFCATSGIPSDTQLRVVLAGLAVVSAALAFAVNQLEKNFVFVDYVHAEID